Proteins encoded in a region of the Streptomyces akebiae genome:
- a CDS encoding GbsR/MarR family transcriptional regulator, translating into MPGGRLTQQERQQIALGLADGLAYAEIARRLERPTSTITREVMRNGGPTAYRADLAHRATERRAHRRRRTTPPAAQTPEQAHGRDADAVREYEETFTNVMMASGMPTMMARVMACLTLTDSGSLTASELAERLQVSPASVSKAIAFLDGQGMVRREQGERRRERYIVDDDVWYQSMIASARAIAQIVETARQGVGVLGTGTPAAARLENVARFLDFVSENTTRAAEQAREILHTRPPTPTDGTAGPGADHG; encoded by the coding sequence ATGCCGGGAGGCAGGCTCACCCAGCAGGAACGCCAGCAGATCGCGCTAGGGCTGGCCGACGGCCTCGCCTACGCGGAGATCGCCCGACGCCTCGAGCGCCCCACCTCGACGATCACACGTGAGGTCATGCGCAACGGCGGCCCCACCGCCTACCGCGCCGACCTGGCCCACCGCGCCACCGAACGCCGCGCCCACCGGCGCCGCCGGACCACTCCCCCGGCGGCACAGACCCCCGAGCAGGCCCACGGCCGCGACGCCGATGCCGTACGCGAGTACGAGGAGACGTTCACGAACGTCATGATGGCCTCGGGCATGCCCACGATGATGGCCCGGGTGATGGCCTGTCTCACCCTCACCGACAGCGGCAGCCTCACCGCGTCCGAACTGGCCGAGCGGCTCCAGGTCAGCCCGGCGTCCGTCTCGAAGGCGATCGCGTTCCTGGACGGCCAGGGCATGGTCCGCCGGGAGCAGGGCGAGCGCCGCCGGGAGCGCTACATCGTCGACGACGACGTCTGGTACCAGTCGATGATCGCCAGCGCCCGCGCCATCGCCCAGATCGTGGAGACCGCCCGCCAGGGCGTCGGCGTCCTCGGCACCGGCACTCCCGCCGCCGCCCGCCTGGAGAACGTCGCCCGCTTCCTCGACTTCGTCAGCGAGAACACCACCCGCGCCGCCGAGCAGGCCCGCGAGATCCTCCACACCAGACCACCGACGCCCACGGACGGCACCGCCGGACCCGGCGCGGACCACGGATAG